A window of Longispora fulva contains these coding sequences:
- a CDS encoding glycosyltransferase — MSRYLLVVPPLTGHLAPLLAVAATLSDRGHQIGWAGAETWLRSFVEPDQLVYDCAVDTFARTDSRPPTLQGAAALKFLVQDYLVPLAEAMLPGTLAAIGQFRPDVVIADQQAFAGVLAADRLAITCATSASTSAELATPFTPAIHQWVRDQLRALSARSGSRVHDPRFSDRLTLAFTTRALFGHATVDETSVRFVGPAIGGCPPAAWRPPWPDDDPRPTVLVTLGTVNTHAGTRFLTACATALARRDDLRAIIVDPAGDLGPQPDTIAVARHLPQLAALAHVDTVICHAGHNTVCETLWHGLPLVVAPIRDDQPIIAEQVTTAGAGIRLRFGRASSDDITRAVDQVLTEPAYRTAAHRIKDSFHGAGGALAAAGHLEDLAGRE; from the coding sequence ATGAGCCGGTACCTGCTCGTGGTGCCCCCACTCACCGGCCACCTGGCCCCACTGCTCGCCGTGGCGGCCACACTGTCCGACCGGGGCCACCAGATCGGGTGGGCGGGCGCGGAGACCTGGCTGCGGTCATTCGTCGAACCCGACCAGCTGGTATACGACTGCGCCGTGGACACGTTCGCCCGTACCGACTCCCGCCCGCCGACCCTGCAAGGCGCCGCGGCCCTGAAGTTCCTCGTCCAGGACTACCTGGTGCCCCTGGCCGAGGCGATGCTGCCCGGAACCCTGGCCGCCATCGGGCAGTTCCGCCCCGACGTGGTCATCGCCGACCAGCAGGCGTTCGCCGGAGTACTCGCCGCCGACCGGCTCGCCATCACCTGCGCCACGTCAGCCTCGACCTCGGCGGAACTCGCCACCCCCTTCACACCCGCCATCCACCAATGGGTACGCGACCAACTCCGCGCCTTGTCCGCCCGGTCCGGGAGCCGGGTACACGATCCGCGCTTCTCCGACCGCCTCACACTGGCCTTCACCACCCGCGCACTGTTCGGCCATGCAACCGTCGACGAGACTTCCGTCCGGTTCGTCGGCCCCGCCATCGGCGGATGCCCCCCGGCCGCGTGGCGGCCACCATGGCCAGACGACGACCCCAGACCCACGGTCCTGGTCACCCTCGGCACCGTCAACACCCACGCCGGCACCCGCTTCCTGACCGCCTGCGCGACAGCGCTCGCCCGCCGCGACGACCTCCGCGCGATCATCGTCGACCCAGCAGGTGACCTCGGCCCCCAACCGGACACCATCGCCGTCGCCCGACACCTCCCACAGCTGGCCGCACTCGCCCACGTCGACACGGTCATCTGCCACGCCGGACACAACACCGTCTGCGAAACCCTGTGGCACGGACTGCCGTTAGTCGTTGCACCGATCCGCGACGACCAGCCGATCATCGCCGAACAGGTGACCACCGCCGGCGCCGGGATACGGCTACGATTCGGCCGAGCCAGCAGCGACGACATCACGCGCGCCGTGGACCAGGTGCTCACCGAACCGGCGTACCGCACGGCCGCGCACCGCATCAAAGACTCCTTCCACGGCGCGGGCGGCGCGCTCGCCGCGGCCGGACACCTCGAGGACCTCGCCGGGCGGGAGTAG
- a CDS encoding TetR/AcrR family transcriptional regulator — protein MTNSVRRPAARAADKRRRLTAAAAQVLHEQGVERTTLADIARVADVPVGNVYYYFKTKDELVQAALSEHTANLKQLTIHLDELPDPLDRLKALIEAWVGQRDVAARYGCPTGTLAVELDKRADGTLDAEAGAVIRQLLDWAEHQFRALNLPDPDGLAVTLVAGYQGMSLLANALRDPDIMTGQGARLLHWLDTLKTPDVQHP, from the coding sequence GTGACTAACTCAGTGCGGCGGCCGGCAGCGCGGGCCGCGGACAAGCGCCGCAGGCTCACGGCAGCCGCGGCCCAGGTCCTCCACGAGCAGGGCGTCGAACGAACCACCCTCGCCGACATCGCACGGGTCGCGGACGTCCCCGTCGGCAACGTCTACTACTATTTCAAAACCAAAGACGAACTGGTCCAGGCCGCACTGTCCGAGCACACCGCGAACCTGAAGCAGCTCACCATCCACCTCGACGAGTTGCCCGACCCGCTCGACCGGCTCAAAGCCCTGATCGAGGCGTGGGTCGGTCAACGCGACGTCGCCGCGCGCTACGGCTGCCCCACCGGCACCTTGGCCGTCGAACTCGACAAGCGAGCTGACGGCACCCTCGACGCCGAGGCGGGCGCCGTGATCCGACAACTGCTCGACTGGGCTGAACACCAGTTCCGCGCCCTCAATCTGCCCGACCCCGACGGCCTCGCCGTCACCCTCGTCGCCGGCTACCAGGGCATGTCCCTGCTCGCCAACGCCCTCCGCGACCCGGACATCATGACCGGCCAGGGCGCCCGGCTCCTCCACTGGCTCGACACCCTGAAAACGCCCGACGTCCAGCATCCATGA
- a CDS encoding NAD(P)H-binding protein, with protein sequence MIVVTGATGNIGRTLVPLLTTAGEEVVAVSRQPQLAGLSAGARHVRADVGAAASMRPVLQGADAFFILLGGELNGHGESPAALMDTAVAAGVKRVVLVSSQVSATRPAAASHDRLREFELAVRAAGPDFTILRPGGFASNAFAWAESVRAQRTIFAPFGDVALPVIDPADIAAVAAAALREYGHAGRTYELTGPAAISPRQQAAAISTALGEEVTFVELSREQAHAHMAQFMPEEVIAGTLDILGVPLPTEQAISADVQTVLRRPARPFRDWVDRNLPAFQ encoded by the coding sequence ATGATCGTAGTGACAGGTGCTACCGGCAACATCGGGCGGACGCTGGTGCCGCTGCTGACAACGGCGGGGGAGGAGGTCGTAGCCGTCTCGCGCCAGCCACAGCTCGCGGGCCTTTCGGCCGGCGCGCGACACGTCCGCGCCGATGTCGGAGCTGCCGCGAGCATGCGGCCGGTTCTCCAGGGAGCCGACGCCTTCTTCATCCTGCTGGGCGGCGAACTCAACGGCCACGGCGAGAGCCCCGCGGCTTTGATGGACACGGCGGTGGCGGCCGGGGTCAAACGGGTCGTCCTGGTCTCCTCCCAGGTCAGCGCCACCCGACCGGCCGCCGCCTCGCACGACCGACTGCGAGAGTTCGAGTTGGCCGTCCGCGCCGCCGGACCGGACTTCACCATCCTGCGCCCAGGCGGGTTCGCCTCCAACGCCTTCGCCTGGGCCGAGTCGGTCCGCGCCCAGCGCACAATCTTCGCGCCGTTCGGCGACGTCGCGCTGCCCGTGATCGACCCGGCGGACATCGCCGCGGTCGCCGCCGCCGCACTGCGCGAGTACGGCCACGCGGGCCGCACCTACGAGCTGACCGGACCGGCGGCGATCAGCCCGCGCCAGCAGGCCGCGGCGATCTCCACGGCCCTGGGCGAGGAGGTGACCTTCGTGGAGCTGTCACGCGAACAGGCCCACGCACACATGGCCCAGTTCATGCCCGAGGAGGTCATCGCGGGCACCCTGGACATCCTCGGGGTCCCGCTCCCAACCGAGCAGGCGATCAGCGCAGACGTGCAGACCGTCCTGCGCCGCCCGGCCAGGCCCTTCCGCGACTGGGTCGACCGCAACCTGCCCGCCTTCCAGTAG
- a CDS encoding acetylxylan esterase yields MLSFEMSAQELAVYQGTNPRPADFDQFWDRALAELDATDPGTEFVDATDFPLTTATAQHLYFTGTGGYRVHAKVLRPAEPTGPAVLMFHGYGGEQPKWVDLLPHAARGFTVAALDVREQVGFRTGSQAPNSFSPHHHLVHGLDDGPDGLLYRHVFLDIRRLTDIIGALPEVNSDRIATTGWSQGGGLALVAAALTPTIRYTASALPFLTDYQRAWELNLGTAPYDQIVTWFKKRDPRHLRQDEAFTTLGYIDVQHLAARIRAEVTLFVGLEDQICPPSTQYATYNKIISTKSVRVYPDFGHEDLPGAADDIFQLIGVRLDGTIN; encoded by the coding sequence GTGTTGTCGTTCGAGATGTCCGCGCAGGAACTGGCCGTCTACCAGGGCACCAACCCGAGGCCGGCCGATTTCGACCAGTTCTGGGACCGGGCGCTGGCCGAGCTCGACGCGACCGATCCCGGGACCGAGTTCGTCGACGCGACGGACTTCCCGCTGACCACGGCGACCGCCCAGCACCTGTATTTCACCGGTACCGGCGGCTACCGCGTGCACGCGAAAGTCCTCCGCCCGGCCGAGCCGACCGGACCCGCCGTGCTGATGTTCCACGGGTACGGCGGCGAGCAGCCCAAGTGGGTCGACCTGCTGCCGCACGCCGCGCGCGGGTTCACCGTGGCCGCGCTGGACGTGCGCGAACAGGTCGGCTTTCGGACCGGGTCGCAGGCGCCCAACAGCTTCTCCCCGCACCACCACCTCGTGCACGGCCTGGACGACGGGCCCGACGGGCTGCTGTACCGGCACGTGTTCCTGGACATCCGCCGGCTCACGGACATCATCGGCGCCCTGCCCGAGGTGAACTCCGACCGGATCGCGACCACGGGCTGGAGCCAGGGCGGCGGACTCGCGCTGGTGGCGGCCGCGCTGACCCCGACGATCAGGTACACGGCCAGCGCCCTGCCGTTCCTGACCGATTACCAGCGGGCGTGGGAACTCAACCTGGGCACGGCACCCTACGACCAGATCGTCACCTGGTTCAAGAAGCGCGACCCGCGACACCTCCGCCAGGACGAGGCGTTCACCACCCTCGGCTACATCGACGTACAGCACCTGGCCGCGCGCATCCGGGCCGAGGTGACGCTGTTCGTGGGTCTCGAGGATCAGATCTGTCCGCCGTCGACCCAGTACGCCACCTACAACAAGATCATCTCGACGAAGTCCGTGCGGGTGTATCCGGACTTCGGTCACGAGGACCTGCCGGGTGCAGCCGACGACATCTTCCAACTGATCGGCGTGCGGCTGGACGGCACGATCAACTAA
- a CDS encoding enolase C-terminal domain-like protein, whose protein sequence is MKIVSVDVRLVDEPAVTPPFRWRDGLPGSDGPRTGGWLVLTTDEGPRGYAYCRRGPLLVDMVDRRIRDELVGADPLRREWLWHRMWELDRIEEFPVYIQGVIDDALWDLAGKTAGLPVHEVIGSFRDAIPAYASTVTFGSVEEYLDVADQCLELGYPAIKLHAWGDVRKDAKLCAALREHVGDDVPLMYDGSAGFDLIDAVYLGRVLSEADYAWYEEPMREFSVTAYRRLAERVDVPLLVAETSDGAHMNTADYIASGCASAVRTGNAYKGGLTGALRIAHLADSYLLRAEVHGGGLPNTHLCMAIPNTTYYESLVDSNPVRRAPEVDAAGLVRAPTGPGMGYEQVWNAEEPPTSIAADVPRDR, encoded by the coding sequence GTGAAGATCGTCAGTGTCGACGTGCGACTCGTCGACGAGCCGGCGGTGACCCCGCCCTTCCGGTGGCGCGATGGCCTGCCGGGCTCCGACGGCCCCCGCACCGGCGGCTGGCTCGTCCTGACCACCGATGAGGGACCGCGCGGCTACGCCTACTGCCGACGCGGGCCGCTGCTCGTCGACATGGTCGACCGCCGCATCCGCGACGAGCTCGTCGGCGCCGACCCGCTGCGCCGCGAGTGGCTGTGGCACCGGATGTGGGAACTCGACCGCATCGAGGAGTTCCCCGTCTACATCCAGGGCGTCATCGACGACGCGTTGTGGGACCTCGCAGGCAAGACCGCCGGCCTGCCGGTCCACGAGGTGATCGGGTCGTTCCGTGACGCGATCCCCGCCTACGCCTCCACCGTCACCTTCGGCAGCGTCGAGGAGTACCTCGACGTCGCCGACCAGTGCCTCGAACTCGGCTACCCCGCCATCAAACTGCACGCCTGGGGCGACGTCCGCAAGGACGCGAAGCTGTGCGCGGCGTTGCGCGAACACGTCGGCGACGACGTACCCCTGATGTATGACGGCTCCGCCGGCTTCGACCTGATCGACGCCGTCTACCTCGGCCGGGTCCTCAGCGAGGCTGACTACGCCTGGTACGAGGAACCCATGCGCGAGTTCAGCGTGACCGCCTACCGCCGCCTCGCCGAACGCGTCGACGTGCCCCTTCTCGTAGCCGAGACCAGCGACGGGGCGCACATGAACACCGCCGACTACATCGCCTCCGGCTGCGCCTCGGCCGTACGGACCGGCAACGCCTACAAGGGCGGGCTCACCGGCGCGCTGCGCATCGCCCACCTCGCCGACTCCTACCTGCTGCGCGCCGAGGTGCACGGCGGCGGGCTGCCCAACACGCATCTGTGCATGGCCATCCCCAACACCACCTACTACGAGAGCCTCGTCGACTCCAACCCGGTCCGACGCGCGCCCGAGGTCGACGCCGCGGGGCTCGTGCGCGCGCCGACCGGCCCGGGCATGGGCTACGAGCAGGTCTGGAACGCCGAGGAACCCCCGACCAGCATTGCCGCCGACGTTCCCCGCGACCGCTGA
- a CDS encoding acyl carrier protein: protein MNSDKAVLDEVVDLILEVLDGYDLGGVPITRDSSFQEDLAFESIDIVVLGSRLGAHYGPAVNIPKFLSTLHLDDIIALRVGDLVDHVESRLVGA, encoded by the coding sequence GTGAACTCCGACAAAGCCGTGCTCGACGAGGTCGTCGACCTCATCCTGGAGGTACTCGACGGCTACGACCTCGGCGGCGTCCCGATCACCCGGGACAGCTCCTTCCAGGAGGACCTCGCCTTCGAGAGCATCGACATCGTCGTCCTCGGCAGCCGGCTGGGCGCGCACTACGGCCCGGCCGTCAACATCCCGAAGTTCCTGTCCACTCTGCACCTCGACGACATCATCGCCCTGCGGGTCGGCGACCTGGTCGACCACGTCGAATCCCGCCTGGTCGGGGCGTGA
- a CDS encoding GNAT family N-acetyltransferase — protein sequence MTRIVTYVEMTDRSQLVPGAAVPGMALVTADRDLALIAELMARIGAPYQWRSARRSPQEWEEWFAEHPDRTCCLLTVADEPVGVVCYDLRAGGDVEIRTFGLLPEFTGRGLGGHALTLAIRRGWELVPGVRRVWLHTSSADNPNALPNYHRRGFDTFKTEEDDG from the coding sequence GTGACGAGGATCGTGACGTATGTCGAGATGACCGACCGGAGCCAACTCGTTCCCGGCGCTGCGGTGCCGGGAATGGCACTCGTCACCGCAGATCGGGACCTGGCGTTGATCGCGGAGTTGATGGCCCGGATCGGCGCGCCGTACCAATGGCGCAGCGCGCGTCGCAGCCCGCAGGAGTGGGAGGAGTGGTTCGCCGAGCATCCGGACCGGACCTGTTGCCTGCTGACCGTGGCGGATGAGCCGGTGGGCGTGGTCTGCTACGACCTGCGTGCGGGCGGTGACGTCGAGATCAGGACGTTCGGGCTGCTGCCGGAGTTCACCGGCAGGGGCCTGGGCGGTCATGCGTTGACCCTGGCGATCCGGCGGGGCTGGGAACTGGTGCCGGGCGTGCGCCGGGTATGGCTGCACACGTCGTCGGCGGACAACCCGAACGCGTTACCCAACTACCACCGCCGCGGGTTTGACACCTTCAAGACCGAAGAGGACGACGGCTGA
- a CDS encoding alpha/beta fold hydrolase gives MAHVTANGVRLHVQRVPAAGATGGLPVVCLHGLVDSLASYYFTLAGPIADLGLDVVTYDLRGHGRSECPPHGYTVDDAVADLAGLLDALGIGGPVHLLGCSFGGTVAFAFAHRHPERVATLIVIESEPPTTAWAQRTAAGMREVEDLMLDDAFLNGQPDLARVLTADKTFAARQPDVIAKMAATVHKLDADTHLMREITAPEGLLDAEQVRAIRHPVLLIVGGESDLSTRTSDFTPLLADCTRIVVPGHGHLLLTSAPREVADLVVPWLHERRTASP, from the coding sequence ATGGCCCACGTCACCGCCAACGGCGTCCGGCTGCACGTGCAGCGCGTGCCCGCCGCCGGCGCCACCGGCGGCCTGCCCGTGGTGTGCCTGCACGGGCTCGTCGATTCCCTCGCCAGCTACTACTTCACCCTCGCCGGCCCCATCGCCGACCTCGGGCTCGACGTGGTCACCTACGACCTGCGCGGCCACGGCCGCAGCGAATGCCCGCCACACGGGTACACCGTCGACGACGCGGTCGCCGACCTCGCCGGCCTCCTCGACGCGCTCGGCATCGGCGGGCCGGTGCACCTGCTGGGCTGCTCGTTCGGCGGCACCGTAGCGTTCGCCTTCGCCCACCGGCACCCCGAGCGGGTCGCCACCCTCATCGTCATCGAATCCGAACCCCCGACCACGGCGTGGGCGCAGCGGACCGCCGCCGGCATGCGCGAGGTGGAGGACCTGATGCTCGACGACGCATTCCTCAACGGGCAGCCGGACCTGGCCCGCGTCCTGACCGCCGATAAGACCTTCGCCGCCCGACAACCCGACGTGATCGCCAAGATGGCCGCCACCGTTCACAAACTCGACGCCGACACCCACCTGATGCGCGAGATCACAGCTCCGGAAGGGTTGCTCGACGCCGAGCAGGTGCGCGCCATCCGCCATCCGGTGCTCCTGATCGTCGGCGGCGAATCAGACCTCAGCACCCGCACCAGCGACTTCACGCCGCTGCTGGCCGACTGCACCCGAATCGTCGTTCCGGGCCACGGCCACCTGCTGCTCACCTCGGCACCCCGCGAGGTGGCCGACCTGGTCGTGCCCTGGCTCCACGAGCGCCGGACCGCCAGCCCATGA
- a CDS encoding UDP-N-acetylmuramoyl-tripeptide--D-alanyl-D-alanine ligase: METIARLTGGCLVDVDDDQVMVTGPVVMDSRLITPGGVFCAFDGAHVDGHAFAAAAVAAGAAVVLASRPVGVPAVVVDDVQTALGALAAGVLRELPAVVVAVTGSAGKTSTKDLLGQVLADVATTIAPVGSFNNELGLPLTVLRADEHTRFLVLEMGARGKGHITYLTTIAPPKVAVVTNVGHAHAGEFGGPEKIAEAKAELVEALGPDGIAVLNADDPLVAAMASRTRGQVITYGTAPDAVVRAEDVALDELARPSFTLVAPGGQAPVRLRLHGAHHVSNALAAAGAAHALGVGVRQIATSLSAARQLSGGRMEVTTRPDGVTVVNDAYNANPESVRAALRAVEVLAGGRRQVVVLGAMRELGEDSPAAHRDIGELAARQATVVVTVGDGPEAAALAEGTGPGVLAAVDVPAALELLGGVLRAGDVVLVKASNGVGLCELARQLAEPHR, encoded by the coding sequence GTGGAAACCATCGCCCGCCTCACCGGCGGATGCCTCGTCGACGTGGACGACGACCAGGTGATGGTGACCGGGCCGGTGGTAATGGACTCGCGGCTGATCACCCCCGGCGGGGTGTTCTGCGCGTTCGACGGCGCGCACGTCGACGGGCACGCGTTCGCCGCCGCCGCGGTGGCGGCCGGCGCGGCGGTCGTGCTCGCCTCCCGACCGGTCGGCGTACCGGCCGTGGTCGTCGACGACGTGCAGACCGCGCTCGGGGCCCTGGCCGCCGGAGTGCTGCGGGAGTTGCCGGCGGTGGTGGTCGCGGTGACAGGGTCGGCGGGCAAGACATCGACGAAGGACCTGCTCGGCCAAGTCCTCGCCGACGTCGCAACGACGATCGCGCCGGTCGGGTCGTTCAACAACGAACTCGGCCTGCCGCTGACGGTGCTGCGCGCCGACGAACACACCCGATTCCTGGTCCTGGAGATGGGCGCGCGCGGCAAGGGCCACATCACCTACCTGACGACGATCGCCCCGCCCAAGGTGGCGGTGGTGACGAACGTGGGGCACGCGCACGCCGGCGAGTTCGGCGGCCCGGAGAAGATCGCCGAGGCCAAAGCCGAACTCGTCGAAGCCCTCGGGCCGGATGGGATCGCGGTCCTCAACGCCGACGACCCCCTCGTAGCCGCCATGGCGTCGCGGACCCGGGGCCAGGTCATCACCTACGGGACCGCCCCCGACGCGGTGGTACGGGCCGAGGACGTCGCGCTCGACGAGCTCGCGCGGCCGTCGTTCACGCTCGTGGCCCCAGGCGGCCAGGCCCCGGTGCGCCTGCGACTGCACGGCGCGCACCACGTGTCCAACGCGCTCGCCGCCGCTGGCGCGGCGCACGCGCTCGGGGTCGGGGTGCGGCAGATCGCCACGTCCCTGTCGGCCGCGCGGCAGTTGTCGGGCGGGCGAATGGAGGTCACGACCCGACCGGATGGGGTGACGGTCGTCAACGACGCCTACAACGCCAACCCGGAGTCGGTGCGCGCCGCCCTGCGAGCGGTGGAAGTGCTGGCCGGCGGCCGGCGGCAGGTCGTGGTCCTGGGTGCGATGCGCGAGCTCGGCGAGGACTCCCCGGCCGCGCACCGCGACATCGGTGAGCTCGCCGCCCGCCAGGCCACTGTGGTGGTCACGGTCGGGGACGGGCCCGAGGCCGCTGCGCTGGCCGAAGGGACCGGGCCCGGGGTGCTGGCGGCCGTCGACGTGCCGGCGGCCTTGGAGCTGCTGGGTGGGGTGCTGCGGGCCGGGGACGTGGTGCTGGTGAAGGCGTCCAACGGGGTGGGGCTCTGCGAGTTGGCCCGCCAGCTCGCAGAGCCCCACCGTTGA